One segment of Panicum virgatum strain AP13 chromosome 1K, P.virgatum_v5, whole genome shotgun sequence DNA contains the following:
- the LOC120652940 gene encoding rRNA 2'-O-methyltransferase fibrillarin-like, whose product MRGGCDGLERRVHGHERRGRGHGRHRRGKRDLSARGARGACGVGGARGAEGGGDGAQGLGSSQHGGGVGGRLRSGGLVPRALLPRSRGRGPRVARPWSRGGGLGGGGGRLCSGGLVPRALHPRSRSGGLGCGGLVQSSSQRQGRRGPGG is encoded by the coding sequence atGCGTGGCGGGTGCGACGGCCTGGAGCGCCGTGTGCACGGCCacgagcggcgcgggcgcggccacggGCGGCACAGGCGCGGGAAGCGCGACCTCAGCGCTCGCGGCGCACGTGGCGCGTGCGGCGtcggcggtgcgcgcggcgcagagggcggcggcgacggcgcccaGGGCCTGGGCAGCTcccagcacggcggcggcgttgggggGCGTCTGCGCAGTGGCGGACTGGTCCCACGCGCGCTGCTCCCCCGGAGCAGAGGCCGCGGCCCACGTGTGGCGCGTCcctggagcagaggcggcggcctgggcggcggtggtgggcgGCTGTGCAGCGGCGGCCTGGTGCCACGCGCGCTGCACCCTCGGAGTAGAAGCGGCGGCCTGGGATGTGGCGGCTTGGTGCAGAGCAGCAGCCAGCGCcaggggaggagggggcccGGCGGCTAG